In the Desulfobacterales bacterium genome, CGAAACCCTTTGAAAGCGCCATCGAATTGAGACTGAGGTCTTACAGCTTTACAACAGGGGACAATCCTGTAATTACAAACCAACATAAGAGGAGGAATGGATTCATGGCTTACAATGCAGTAAAAATGGCTGACTGGCAGATCTCCGAGGAAGCTGAAAAAAACATGCCGACGCCGCAGGAATGGGGTGAAAAGCTGGGGCTGGAACAGGATGAAATCCTGCCCATGGGGCGCCTGGCCAAACTGGATTTTTTAAAAATCATCGAACGGCTCAAAAGCAAAAAAGATGGAAAATACATTGAGGTAACCGCCATAACCCCGACACCGCTGGGTGAAGGCAAAAGCACGACTTCGTGCGGCCTGATGGAAGGCCTCGGCAAACGCGGCGTCAATGTGGGCGGCGCCCTGCGTCAACCCTCCGGAGGCCCCACCATGAATGTAAAGGGCACTGCAGCCGGCGGCGGCAACTCCCTGCTGATCCCCATGACGGAGTTCTCCCTGGGGCTCACCGGCGACATCAACGATATCATGAACGCCCATAACCTGGCCATGGTGGCCCTGACCGCCCGGATGCAGCATGAGCGCAACTACAATGACGAACAGCTGAAGCGCCTGACCGGCATGCGTCGGCTCGACGTCGATCCCACCCGCGTTGAAATGGGGTGGATCATGGACTTTTGCGCCCAGGCGCTTCGAAACATCGTCATCGGTCTGGGCGGCCGTCAGGACGGTTTTACCATGCAGTCCAAGTTCGGCATTGCCGTGGGGTCCGAGTGCATGGCCATCCTTTCGGTTGCCAAAGACATGGCCGATCTGAAAGAACGGCTGAACAACATCACCGTGGCCTTTGACAAAAGCGGCAAGCCCGTCACCACCGGGGATCTTGAGGTCGGCAACGCCATGACTGCCTTCATGCGCAACACCATCAACCCGACCCTGATGTGCACGGCCGAATACAATCCCTGTATGGTGCATGCCGGACCGTTTGCCAACATCGCCGTGGGTCAGTCCTCCATCATCGCCGACCGCGTCGGACTGAAGCTGTTCGATTATCACGTGACCGAATCCGGTTTTGCCGCCGACATCGGTTTTGAAAAATTCTGGAACGTGAAATGCCGCTTCAGCGGCCTCAAACCGCATGTATCGGTTCTGACCACCACCATCCGCGCCCTGAAGATGCATGGCGGCGGACCCAAGGTCGTCGCCGGAAAAGCCATGCCGGAAGAATACACCAAGGAAAATGTCGCACTGGTGGAAAAAGGCTGCGAAAACATGGTTCACATGATCAACGTCATCCGCAAGTCCGGCATCAACCCGGTGGTGTGCATCAACTGCTTCCATACCGATACGGACACTGAAATCGCTGTGGTTCGCAAGGCGGCCGAGGCTGCCGGCGCCCGCTGCGCCAAATCGACCCACTGGGCCGACGGCGGCGACGGCGCCCTGGAATTTGCCGATGCCGTCATCGAAGCCTGCAACGACAAAAATGAATTTAAATTCCTGTATCCCATGGAAATGAAGCTGCGCGACCGCGTGAGCATGATTGCCAAGGAAGTTTACGGGGCCGACGGCGTTGACTGGCAGTCGGACGCCGAAGCCAAGGCCAAGATGCTGGAAAGCGACCCCAAGTATGCCGATTTCGCCACCATGATGGTCAAGTCGCACCTGAGCCTCACCCATGATCCCACGCTCAAGGGCGTTCCCAAGGGCTGGCGTCTGCCCATCCGCGACGTGCTCATCTATTCCGGCGCCAAATTCCTGTGCCCCTGCGCCGGCACCATCAGCCTGATGCCCGGAACCAGCTCCAACCCGGCCTTCAGACGAATCGACGTGGATGCCAAGACCGGAAAGGTCAGCGGACTATTCTAAATCGTTTAAACTTGCGTTGTTAAGACAAAGAGCCCGGAATTTATTCCGGGCTCTTTTTTTGTGAAGCTGTCGCCTGCCGTCTGTTGCTCATTGACCCGAAATGTTATATGAATGTATTGCTTCTTTGTTTTTTTCTTTCTTTTAAAAGTATACCCTTAAAAATGAAAATAGAAATGCCAACCTTCCAGCAAGATAAAAAAACAACTTTATCGGCTAGTCAGAAAGCGGGGGCAAATCATGGCAATCATCGATTCAACCACCGGCAAAAAAACCACCTTTTCAATTAAAGAAATCGAATACAAGGCAAGGCTCATGCGGGCCTATGCACTCACCGCCATCACGTGTGCACAATCGGGTCATCCCGGAGGATCGCTTTCGGCCATGGAAACGGTGGCAACGCTTTTCCTGGATGAAATGAAGCATGACCCCGGCAATAGCGGCTGGCCCGATCGCGACAGGTTTTTTCTCTCCAAAGCGCACGCCGTACCGGCACTCTATGCCGCCCTGGTGGAAACCGGATACCATCAACTGGAAGACATGGTAACGCTCCGTCGGTTAGGCAGCCCTTTTCAGGGACATACCGACAGGATCAAATTAAAAGGGATCGAAATGAGCGGCGGTTCTCTGGGACAGGGATTCGGCGTAGCGGTGGGCTGTGCCCAGGCGGCCAAAATAGATGGAAAGCCCTACCGGGCATATGTGCTCATGGGTGATGGAGAACAGCAGGAAGGTTCCATTTGGGAAGCGGCCATGGCCGCAGGCGACTTTAAGCTCGACAATCTTGTCGCCATTATTGATAAAAACAGGCTCCAGATTGATGGATGGGTGGAGGGGGTCATGAATGTTGATCCCCTTGCCGACAAATATAAAGCCTTTAACTGGAACGTCATTGAAATTGACGGGCACAGCATTCTTCAGCTTTTGGATGCCTTTAAAACAGCCAGACAGGTTAAAGGCAAGCCCACCGCAATCATTGCCCTTACAGTCAAGGGAAAGGGCATCAGTTTTATGGAAGATGTAGCCGGATGGCACGGCAAGGCCCCCTCGAAAGATGAGTACCTGAAGGCCATCGGGGAACTTCATCTCAAGGAATTTACCCCCGAATATATTGAAAAACTGTTTCATTCTGCTGCCGAGTTTCACAACCGTTCCAATAAACAAACATTTGATGAAATGCCGTCTTTCAGCCGGAACTACTGGTGGAACAGGCAGCAAGACATGGCCGTCCGGATGGAACCCTCACGGTTCGGATTCGGCAAAGCCCTGGCCAAAATCGGTGATGATCCCAGAATCTGCACCATCCATGCCGACATCTCCGATTCCATAAAGATTACCGATTTTGAAAAAGATTTTCCTGAAAGGTGCAACAGAGTGGTGAGCGTCGGCATCGCGGAACAAAACATGATGCTGGTGGCAGCCGGGATGGCAAAGGAAGGGAAAATCCCGGTAACAGGAACCTATGGCGTGTTCTGTACCGGCAGGCCCTGGGATCAGATCAGAACCACGATCTGTTATGCCAACCTGAATGTTAAAATCGCCGGAGCGCACGGCGGAATTTCGGTCGGCCCGGACGGCGCTACCCATCAGGCCCTGGAAGAGCTCGCGTTGATGTCGATTCTACC is a window encoding:
- a CDS encoding formate--tetrahydrofolate ligase gives rise to the protein MAYNAVKMADWQISEEAEKNMPTPQEWGEKLGLEQDEILPMGRLAKLDFLKIIERLKSKKDGKYIEVTAITPTPLGEGKSTTSCGLMEGLGKRGVNVGGALRQPSGGPTMNVKGTAAGGGNSLLIPMTEFSLGLTGDINDIMNAHNLAMVALTARMQHERNYNDEQLKRLTGMRRLDVDPTRVEMGWIMDFCAQALRNIVIGLGGRQDGFTMQSKFGIAVGSECMAILSVAKDMADLKERLNNITVAFDKSGKPVTTGDLEVGNAMTAFMRNTINPTLMCTAEYNPCMVHAGPFANIAVGQSSIIADRVGLKLFDYHVTESGFAADIGFEKFWNVKCRFSGLKPHVSVLTTTIRALKMHGGGPKVVAGKAMPEEYTKENVALVEKGCENMVHMINVIRKSGINPVVCINCFHTDTDTEIAVVRKAAEAAGARCAKSTHWADGGDGALEFADAVIEACNDKNEFKFLYPMEMKLRDRVSMIAKEVYGADGVDWQSDAEAKAKMLESDPKYADFATMMVKSHLSLTHDPTLKGVPKGWRLPIRDVLIYSGAKFLCPCAGTISLMPGTSSNPAFRRIDVDAKTGKVSGLF
- a CDS encoding transketolase, which encodes MAIIDSTTGKKTTFSIKEIEYKARLMRAYALTAITCAQSGHPGGSLSAMETVATLFLDEMKHDPGNSGWPDRDRFFLSKAHAVPALYAALVETGYHQLEDMVTLRRLGSPFQGHTDRIKLKGIEMSGGSLGQGFGVAVGCAQAAKIDGKPYRAYVLMGDGEQQEGSIWEAAMAAGDFKLDNLVAIIDKNRLQIDGWVEGVMNVDPLADKYKAFNWNVIEIDGHSILQLLDAFKTARQVKGKPTAIIALTVKGKGISFMEDVAGWHGKAPSKDEYLKAIGELHLKEFTPEYIEKLFHSAAEFHNRSNKQTFDEMPSFSRNYWWNRQQDMAVRMEPSRFGFGKALAKIGDDPRICTIHADISDSIKITDFEKDFPERCNRVVSVGIAEQNMMLVAAGMAKEGKIPVTGTYGVFCTGRPWDQIRTTICYANLNVKIAGAHGGISVGPDGATHQALEELALMSILPNMTIIVGCDALETQKVVEFGILHVNGPTYFRFGREATPIVTKADTPFKFAVSNIYRYRQQKPEFIDAFEIIPADQYQNEKETIAFIACGAMVPETMRAAWILKEEYDIDVRVINLQTIKPLDETSIMEAVNDIGTILTVEEHQVGGFGNIVAGTAARLKEKQTPLKIDMVGVQDRFGESGDAWLLTRHFGLSAEWIAARALGLLK